The Oncorhynchus tshawytscha isolate Ot180627B linkage group LG05, Otsh_v2.0, whole genome shotgun sequence genome includes a window with the following:
- the tbl1xr1a gene encoding F-box-like/WD repeat-containing protein TBL1XR1a isoform X1: MSISSDEVNFLVYRYLQESGFSHSAFTFGIESHISQSNINGALVPPAALISIIQKGLQYVEAEVSINEDGTLFDGRPIESLSLIDAVMPDVVQTRQQAYRDKLAQQQAAQAPPANATNMTANTKNGENTANGEENGAHALANHAHADEVLSVCHTDNHADLMEVDGDMEIPKNKAMVLRGHESEVFICAWNPVSDLLASGSGDSTARIWNLSENSSSAQLVLRHCIREGGQDVPSNKDVTSLDWNSEGTLLATGSYDGFARIWTKDGNLASTLGQHKGPIFALKWNKKGNFILSAGVDKTTIIWDAHTGEAKQQFPFHSAPALDVDWQSNNTFASCSTDMCIHVCKLGQDRPIKTFQGHTNEVNAIKWDPTGNLLASCSDDMTLKIWSMKQDTCVHDLQAHSKEIYTIKWSPTGPGTNNPNANLMLASASFDSTVRLWDVDRGICIHTLTKHQEPVYSVAFSPDGRHLASGSFDKCVHIWNTQTGALVHSYRGTGGIFEVCWNAAGDKVGASASDGSVCVLDLRK, from the exons ATGAGCATAAGCAGTGATGAGGTCAACTTCCTGGTGTACAGATACCTACAGGAGTCAG GGTTTTCCCACTCAGCCTTCACGTTTGGGATAGAGAGCCACATCAGTCAGTCTAACATCAATGGAGCCCTGGTGCCCCCTGCTGCCCTCATCTCCATCATACAGAAGGGCCTGCAGTACGTGGAGGCTGAAGTCAGCATTAATGAG GACGGTACACTGTTTGACGGGCGGCCGATCGAGTCCCTGTCGCTCATCGACGCTGTAATGCCGGACGTGGTGCAGACGCGGCAGCAAGCCTACCGAGACAAGCTGGCCCAGCAGCAGGCGGCCCAGGCCCCCCCAGCCAATGCCACCAACATGACAGCCAACACCAAGAATGGAGAGAACACGGCCAATGGCGAGGAGAACGGAGCGCACGCCTTAGCTA ATCATGCACATGCTGATGAGGTGCTCTCTGTGTGCCATACAGACAACCATGCAGACTTGATGGAGGTGGACGGGGACATGGAGATTCCCAAGAACAAAGCCATGGTGCTCCGAGGCCACGAGTCAGAGGTGTTCATCTGCGCTTGGAACCCTGTCTCCGACCTGCTCGCCTCAgg GTCTGGGGACTCAACGGCGCGGATCTGGAACCTGAGTGAGAACAGCAGCTCCGCGCAGCTTGTACTGAGGCACTGCATACGGGAGGGAGGCCAGGATGTCCCCAGCAACAAAGACGTTACATCATTAGACTGGAAT AGTGAGGGTACTTTACTAGCAACCGGCTCATATGATGGATTTGCCAGGATCTGGACAAAGGATG GTAATCTTGCCAGTACCCTGGGTCAACACAAAGGTCCCATTTTTGCATTGAAATGGAACAAGAAAGGAAACTTCATTCTTAGCGCCGGAGTAGACAAG ACTACAATCATATGGGATGCTCACACAGGAGAAGCCAAGCAGCAGTTCCCGTTCCATTCAG CGCCTGCTCTGGATGTGGACTGGCAGAGCAACAACACGTTTGCCTCCTGCAGTACAGACATGTGCATCCATGTGTGTAAACTTGGCCAGGACAGGCCCATCAAAACATTCCAAGGACACACG AATGAAGTAAATGCAATCAAATGGGATCCAACCGGTAACCTGCTGGCCTCTTGCTCAGACGACATGACGCTGAAG ATCTGGAGTATGAAACAGGACACATGTGTTCATGACCTGCAAGCTCACAGCAAAGAGATCTACACCATCAAATGGAGCCCCACTGGTCCTGGAACCAACAACCCCAATGCCAATCTCATGCTTGCCAG TGCATCCTTTGATTCGACAGTGCGGCTGTGGGATGTGGACCGAGGCATCTGCATTCACACGCTAACCAAACACCAGGAGCCTGTCTACAGTGTGGCATTCAGCCCCGACGGCAGGCATCTGGCCAGTGGCTCCTTTGACAAGTGTGTTCACATCTGGAACACGCAG ACTGGTGCTTTAGTCCATAGttacagggggacagggggaatCTTTGAAGTTTGCTGGAATGCAGCAGGTGACAAAGTGGGAGCAAGTGCATCAGATGGATCT GTTTGTGTATTAGATCTGCGGAAGTAA
- the tbl1xr1a gene encoding F-box-like/WD repeat-containing protein TBL1XR1a isoform X2, with product MSISSDEVNFLVYRYLQESGFSHSAFTFGIESHISQSNINGALVPPAALISIIQKGLQYVEAEVSINEDGTLFDGRPIESLSLIDAVMPDVVQTRQQAYRDKLAQQQAAQAPPANATNMTANTKNGENTANGEENGAHALANNHADLMEVDGDMEIPKNKAMVLRGHESEVFICAWNPVSDLLASGSGDSTARIWNLSENSSSAQLVLRHCIREGGQDVPSNKDVTSLDWNSEGTLLATGSYDGFARIWTKDGNLASTLGQHKGPIFALKWNKKGNFILSAGVDKTTIIWDAHTGEAKQQFPFHSAPALDVDWQSNNTFASCSTDMCIHVCKLGQDRPIKTFQGHTNEVNAIKWDPTGNLLASCSDDMTLKIWSMKQDTCVHDLQAHSKEIYTIKWSPTGPGTNNPNANLMLASASFDSTVRLWDVDRGICIHTLTKHQEPVYSVAFSPDGRHLASGSFDKCVHIWNTQTGALVHSYRGTGGIFEVCWNAAGDKVGASASDGSVCVLDLRK from the exons ATGAGCATAAGCAGTGATGAGGTCAACTTCCTGGTGTACAGATACCTACAGGAGTCAG GGTTTTCCCACTCAGCCTTCACGTTTGGGATAGAGAGCCACATCAGTCAGTCTAACATCAATGGAGCCCTGGTGCCCCCTGCTGCCCTCATCTCCATCATACAGAAGGGCCTGCAGTACGTGGAGGCTGAAGTCAGCATTAATGAG GACGGTACACTGTTTGACGGGCGGCCGATCGAGTCCCTGTCGCTCATCGACGCTGTAATGCCGGACGTGGTGCAGACGCGGCAGCAAGCCTACCGAGACAAGCTGGCCCAGCAGCAGGCGGCCCAGGCCCCCCCAGCCAATGCCACCAACATGACAGCCAACACCAAGAATGGAGAGAACACGGCCAATGGCGAGGAGAACGGAGCGCACGCCTTAGCTA ACAACCATGCAGACTTGATGGAGGTGGACGGGGACATGGAGATTCCCAAGAACAAAGCCATGGTGCTCCGAGGCCACGAGTCAGAGGTGTTCATCTGCGCTTGGAACCCTGTCTCCGACCTGCTCGCCTCAgg GTCTGGGGACTCAACGGCGCGGATCTGGAACCTGAGTGAGAACAGCAGCTCCGCGCAGCTTGTACTGAGGCACTGCATACGGGAGGGAGGCCAGGATGTCCCCAGCAACAAAGACGTTACATCATTAGACTGGAAT AGTGAGGGTACTTTACTAGCAACCGGCTCATATGATGGATTTGCCAGGATCTGGACAAAGGATG GTAATCTTGCCAGTACCCTGGGTCAACACAAAGGTCCCATTTTTGCATTGAAATGGAACAAGAAAGGAAACTTCATTCTTAGCGCCGGAGTAGACAAG ACTACAATCATATGGGATGCTCACACAGGAGAAGCCAAGCAGCAGTTCCCGTTCCATTCAG CGCCTGCTCTGGATGTGGACTGGCAGAGCAACAACACGTTTGCCTCCTGCAGTACAGACATGTGCATCCATGTGTGTAAACTTGGCCAGGACAGGCCCATCAAAACATTCCAAGGACACACG AATGAAGTAAATGCAATCAAATGGGATCCAACCGGTAACCTGCTGGCCTCTTGCTCAGACGACATGACGCTGAAG ATCTGGAGTATGAAACAGGACACATGTGTTCATGACCTGCAAGCTCACAGCAAAGAGATCTACACCATCAAATGGAGCCCCACTGGTCCTGGAACCAACAACCCCAATGCCAATCTCATGCTTGCCAG TGCATCCTTTGATTCGACAGTGCGGCTGTGGGATGTGGACCGAGGCATCTGCATTCACACGCTAACCAAACACCAGGAGCCTGTCTACAGTGTGGCATTCAGCCCCGACGGCAGGCATCTGGCCAGTGGCTCCTTTGACAAGTGTGTTCACATCTGGAACACGCAG ACTGGTGCTTTAGTCCATAGttacagggggacagggggaatCTTTGAAGTTTGCTGGAATGCAGCAGGTGACAAAGTGGGAGCAAGTGCATCAGATGGATCT GTTTGTGTATTAGATCTGCGGAAGTAA